The Candidatus Nomurabacteria bacterium DNA segment TCTCTGCGGTGGTTCTTGCAGTTATGCTAAAATTACTTTGAGTTCCGTTCGAGCTGGTACGACACAGTGCGTCTACATTTGGGCCACTGGCCATATTTATACCAAACCATCATGTCCATAAAAAAATCTGGCTTCACTCTGGTCGAGATAATGGTTGCCGTTTCCATTTTTACCGTTGTGGCGGTGATTGCGACTGGCGCGGTGATAACCGCCAATAATATAAACAAGAGGTCCCAGGCAATTAAGCTGGTGGTGGATAACCTCAACTTCGCTCTCGATAGTCTGACGCTCAAGTTGAAGCAGGGCGGGGGTTACTACTGCGATAGTGATGCCACCAATGTCTATCCGGTTGGAGCTGATTCCCGTAATTGTTCTGGGGAGTCAAGGCTTGCCTTTAGGGTTGAAGATGGTGCCGGTAGCTACGACTATTACATCTATCTTTTCTCTGGAAATAAACTTCAATTTTCGAAGGGTGTTGGATCAAGCGCGTCAATGTCGCCGCTTGTCCCGATTACGGCCGATGAC contains these protein-coding regions:
- a CDS encoding prepilin-type N-terminal cleavage/methylation domain-containing protein, with the protein product MSIKKSGFTLVEIMVAVSIFTVVAVIATGAVITANNINKRSQAIKLVVDNLNFALDSLTLKLKQGGGYYCDSDATNVYPVGADSRNCSGESRLAFRVEDGAGSYDYYIYLFSGNKLQFSKGVGSSASMSPLVPITADDVNINSGRFYVFDNGLPDKQPRALISVYGTATAGKQSSSFAVETTVSDRR